In Zingiber officinale cultivar Zhangliang chromosome 8B, Zo_v1.1, whole genome shotgun sequence, a single genomic region encodes these proteins:
- the LOC122017895 gene encoding trihelix transcription factor ASIL2-like: MAAAAAAATAATASSLKRGTPSSVALAASAASVAASPSPSFSPSPPPDPGRSPSPFPPPPSVPSPPPSSFAAVPSRRLAAPIWTQDETLSLIDAYREKWYALRRGNLRANHWQEVAEDISGRCSSGTSSPKTAVQCRHKVEKLRRRYRSERHKSLHLDPSLLPASSWIYFRKMDAMEHGGNGGVGGPRRPSAPPPSAAPSLPPSDNDDDDQEEERGGRLSGNSSTLHRLMGNGGGTIGELRFKIPKAVRSKVYRTVHRPPPGPDTNHNPTPRIFKGCGGRPATEGMWPKVHKKIRRHRMESESSAIREMISAVRMLGDGFLRIEQMKMEMAREIEKLRMEMELERTELILDTHRRIVDALLKGVSG; encoded by the coding sequence AtggctgccgccgccgccgctgccaCCGCAGCAACAGCCTCCTCCCTGAAGAGGGGCACTCCCTCGTCCGTTGCACTAGCCGCGTCCGCCGCCTCCGTTGCAGCATCCCCTTCTCCATCCTTTTCTCCGTCGCCGCCCCCCGACCCTGGCAGATCGCCCTCCCCGTTTCCTCCCCCGCCCTCCGTTCCTTCTCCTCCACCCTCGTCCTTTGCTGCCGTCCCCTCTCGCCGCCTGGCTGCCCCCATATGGACCCAGGACGAAACCCTCTCCCTCATCGACGCCTACCGCGAGAAGTGGTACGCCCTCCGCCGCGGCAACCTCCGGGCCAATCACTGGCAAGAGGTCGCCGAAGACATCTCCGGCCGCTGCTCCTCCGGGACCTCCTCGCCGAAGACGGCCGTTCAGTGCCGCCACAAGGTTGAGAAGCTCCGCAGGCGCTATCGAAGCGAGCGTCACAAATCCCTCCATCTCGACCCCTCGCTCTTGCCAGCTTCCTCCTGGATTTATTTCCGCAAGATGGATGCCATGGAACACGGAGGCAACGGAGGAGTCGGCGGACCTCGTCGTCCTTCTGCACCGCCTCCTTCCGCCGCCCCATCCCTGCCTCCCTCTGACAACGATGATGACGACCAAGAGGAGGAGCGCGGCGGGCGCCTCAGCGGAAACAGCAGTACGCTTCACCGCCTCATGGGCAACGGCGGCGGAACTATTGGGGAGCTCCGGTTCAAGATACCCAAGGCGGTGCGGTCAAAGGTCTACAGAACTGTGCATAGACCGCCCCCCGGCCCTGACACGAATCATAACCCTACGCCCCGCATCTTCAAGGGATGCGGCGGCCGGCCGGCGACGGAGGGAATGTGGCCGAAGGTGCATAAGAAAATCCGCCGCCACAGAATGGAGTCAGAATCGAGTGCAATCAGAGAGATGATTTCAGCCGTAAGGATGCTTGGGGATGGATTCCTGAGAATAGAGCAGATGAAGATGGAGATGGCACGGGAGATAGAGAAGCTGAGAATGGAAATGGAATTGGAACGCACTGAACTTATACTTGATACACACCGGCGCATCGTCGACGCTCTTCTGAAAGGCGTCTCCGGCTAG